A region from the Mustela erminea isolate mMusErm1 chromosome 10, mMusErm1.Pri, whole genome shotgun sequence genome encodes:
- the IVL gene encoding involucrin — MSQQHTLPVTLPPALSQEPLKPVSPPINTQQEQVKQPISIPALCQNMPSKLPGEVLLEHGEKHTTLVKGVSEQQCEPQQQEQHLEDQQQQQQESQQQELCLEQQQQQQEAQGQKLCLEQHLEQQQHQESQKQELHLDQHLEPQQQESPEQELHLEEHLEQQQLQELQEQELHLGQHLEQWKEELQDQKIQQQQQKEQCEEHQEAKNLEQQLEHVQAQRKRQQKEELKQEKKFLDQQLDQELAKRNEPLEKKGDQLLEQQEQQPEPAEQQEGQMEQPAIVPAPGEVQETQLVQPLKGEVLPLMEQQQQKQKVYGPPKHK; from the coding sequence ATGTCCCAGCAACATACTCTGCCAGtgaccctgccccctgccctcagtCAAGAGCCCCtcaagcctgtttctcctcccaTAAATACCCAGCAGGAGCAAGTGAAACAACCAATTTCAATACCTGCCTTGTGCCAGAATATGCCCTCCAAGCTCCCAGGGGAGGTCCTCTTGGAGCATGGGGAGAAACACACCACTCTTGTGAAGGGGGTATCTGAGCAACAATGTGAGCCACAGCAGCAGGAACAGCATCTGGAAGatcagcaacagcagcagcaagaaTCACAGCAGCAGGAACTGTGCCtggaacagcagcagcagcaacaagaaGCACAGGGACAGAAGTTGTGCCTGGAACAGCAtctggagcagcagcagcaccaggagTCACAGAAGCAAGAACTGCACCTGGATCAGCATCTGGAACCGCAGCAGCAAGAATCACCGGAACAGGAACTTCACCTGGAAGAGCATCTGGAACAGCAGCAGCTGCAAGAGTTACAGGAGCAGGAATTACACTTGGGACAGCATCTGGAACAGTGGAAGGAGGAGCTACAGGATCAGAAAatacaacaacagcagcaaaaggaACAGTGTGAGGAACATCAGGAAGCAAAAAATCTGGAGCAGCAACTGGAGCACGTGCAAGCACAAAGGAAGCGGCAGCAAAAGGAAGagctaaaacaggaaaaaaagttcTTGGACCAGCAACTGGATCAAGAGCTAGCAAAGAGAAATGAGCCACTGGAAAAGAAAGGAGACCAGCTCCTGGAACAAcaggagcagcagccagagccagcagagcagcaggaggggcagatggagcaGCCTGCAATTGTCCCAGCTCCTGGTGAGGTCCAAGAGACCCAGCTGGTTCAGCCACTGAAGGGAGAAGTCTTACCCCTGATGGAGCAGcaacagcagaagcagaaggTGTATGGCCCTCCAAAACATAAGTAA